One Fibrobacter sp. UWB13 DNA window includes the following coding sequences:
- a CDS encoding DUF58 domain-containing protein, translating into MADKELLDKEVLKTVSRIELSVRGTLDTVMTGAYHSSFKGNGMEFSEVREYMPGDDVRTIDWNVTARTGTPYVKKFIEEREMTMLLMVDASSSSEFGSGKQMKGEVMATLTALLAFAAIKNNDKVGLLIYTDQVELFIPPEKGRKHVLRLIREILYFKPQHHGTNTQVALEYAGKILNRKAVVVVMSDFLDEGFENAFKILRKRHDVLAVSVVDPREMELPPAGLVELEDPETGETLLIDTGDAAFREAFAREAKRQGKATKELFQRMSIDFVRIETHDDFKETVAPLIEHFRRRARAASR; encoded by the coding sequence ATGGCCGATAAAGAATTGCTTGATAAAGAAGTTTTAAAGACCGTTAGCCGCATTGAACTTTCTGTGCGCGGCACGCTCGACACCGTGATGACCGGAGCTTACCACAGTTCCTTCAAAGGGAACGGTATGGAATTCAGCGAAGTTCGCGAATACATGCCCGGCGATGACGTTCGCACAATTGACTGGAACGTGACCGCCCGAACCGGCACGCCTTACGTCAAAAAGTTCATCGAAGAACGCGAAATGACCATGCTCCTCATGGTCGATGCTTCAAGCAGCTCCGAATTCGGTTCTGGCAAGCAAATGAAAGGTGAAGTCATGGCAACGCTCACGGCTCTCCTCGCCTTTGCGGCCATCAAGAATAACGACAAGGTCGGCCTCCTCATTTATACCGATCAGGTCGAACTTTTCATCCCGCCTGAGAAAGGCCGCAAGCACGTGTTGCGCCTCATCCGCGAAATTCTTTACTTCAAGCCGCAACACCATGGCACCAATACGCAAGTAGCATTGGAATATGCCGGCAAGATTTTGAACCGCAAAGCTGTCGTTGTCGTAATGAGTGACTTTTTGGATGAAGGTTTCGAAAACGCATTCAAGATTTTGCGCAAGCGCCATGACGTTCTCGCCGTGTCCGTCGTTGACCCGCGCGAAATGGAACTTCCGCCCGCAGGCCTCGTAGAACTCGAAGACCCCGAAACCGGTGAAACGCTTTTAATCGACACCGGCGATGCCGCCTTCCGCGAAGCATTCGCTCGCGAAGCCAAACGTCAAGGCAAAGCGACCAAGGAACTATTCCAGCGCATGTCGATTGACTTTGTTCGCATCGAGACGCACGACGACTTCAAGGAAACCGTCGCCCCGCTCATCGAGCACTTCCGCCGCCGCGCTCGCGCTGCCAGCAGATAA
- a CDS encoding metal ABC transporter permease, producing MLDKLFFYLDFPFVRYAIIVGTLISLCSSLLGVTLVLKRYSYIGDGLSHVAFGALAIAAVLKVTNNMLIILPVTVAVAILLLCGSRDSRSGIQIKGDAAIAMVSAGALAIGYLLMNIFSSSANVAGDVCTTLFGSMSILTLKPTDVYLCVILSAIVLVTFVLFYNKISAITFDENFARATGVNVNFFNLLIATIIAAIIVLAMNLVGALLVSALVVFPALSAMRVFKSFFTVTVAAAVISVVCSLTGIIIAILAGTPVGSTIVAANIVAFLICYTTSFIRCRRA from the coding sequence ATGCTTGACAAACTATTTTTCTACCTAGACTTTCCTTTTGTACGCTACGCGATTATTGTCGGAACGCTCATCTCGCTATGTTCCTCGCTTTTGGGCGTCACGCTCGTTCTCAAGCGGTACTCCTACATAGGCGATGGACTTTCGCACGTCGCATTCGGAGCGCTCGCGATTGCTGCCGTTCTTAAAGTCACGAACAACATGCTCATCATTTTGCCCGTGACCGTAGCTGTTGCAATTTTACTCCTTTGCGGTAGCAGAGACTCGCGTTCGGGCATACAAATCAAGGGTGATGCCGCCATCGCCATGGTTTCGGCAGGGGCCCTTGCCATCGGCTATTTGCTGATGAACATATTCTCGTCATCGGCAAATGTCGCGGGCGATGTCTGCACAACGCTATTCGGCTCCATGTCCATTCTTACGCTCAAGCCGACAGACGTTTACCTTTGCGTAATCCTCTCTGCAATCGTCCTCGTAACATTCGTCCTCTTTTACAACAAGATTTCCGCCATCACCTTTGACGAAAATTTTGCACGAGCGACAGGCGTCAACGTCAATTTTTTCAACCTCCTTATCGCCACCATCATCGCAGCGATTATAGTCCTTGCCATGAATCTCGTTGGCGCGTTACTCGTTTCGGCACTCGTCGTATTCCCTGCACTTTCAGCCATGCGAGTTTTCAAAAGCTTTTTCACAGTGACCGTTGCCGCAGCCGTAATTTCCGTCGTCTGTTCCCTCACCGGTATCATCATTGCCATCCTCGCTGGAACTCCTGTAGGTTCAACGATTGTCGCCGCCAACATTGTCGCATTCCTCATCTGTTACACAACAAGTTTCATCCGCTGTAGGAGAGCTTAA
- a CDS encoding HD domain-containing protein, whose translation MDTSVLDKAIVFAVKAHAGTGRRGKGFPYIVHPMEAVEIVATMTDDQELMAAAALHDTVEDTSVTLDDISREFGPRVAKLVEEESDVFMEGVSESDSWHSRKQAAIDRLARASRDAKIVALGDKLSNARIIYRDFVQKGDELWKIFHVTDIKEHEWHYRGLAASLKELEGTFAYAEFTDLIEKIFGGRK comes from the coding sequence ATGGATACATCAGTTCTCGACAAGGCTATTGTTTTTGCGGTCAAGGCGCATGCCGGTACGGGTCGCCGCGGGAAAGGGTTCCCGTACATTGTCCACCCGATGGAAGCTGTGGAAATTGTAGCGACCATGACGGATGACCAGGAATTGATGGCGGCTGCGGCTTTGCACGATACCGTTGAAGATACGTCTGTTACGTTGGATGATATCAGTCGTGAGTTTGGGCCGCGCGTGGCAAAACTTGTGGAAGAAGAATCGGACGTATTCATGGAAGGCGTGAGCGAATCGGATTCTTGGCATTCCCGCAAGCAGGCGGCGATTGACCGCTTGGCACGAGCCAGTCGCGATGCAAAGATTGTGGCGCTTGGCGATAAGCTCAGCAATGCAAGAATTATTTACCGTGATTTTGTCCAAAAAGGCGATGAACTCTGGAAAATTTTCCACGTGACCGATATTAAGGAACACGAATGGCATTATCGCGGTTTGGCGGCATCGTTGAAAGAACTTGAAGGAACTTTTGCGTATGCGGAATTTACGGACTTGATTGAAAAGATATTTGGCGGTAGAAAATAA
- a CDS encoding GTP pyrophosphokinase family protein encodes MSEDSVEKYGLNPAETMILEDYREKMPIYERLRDFVCDLLKKKVAENNIYVTAVEARIKAEASLAEKLERKNGKYKSLTDLTDILGARVIAFYNDDVDKIAALVESLFEIDWKNSVDKRKMHELDSFGYNSLHFICTIPKALFEDPECPELNEIRFEIQMRTALQHVWATLDHDTGYKSGFEIPHEYLRNLNRLAGMLELVDEQFCKIRTEINNYRYHVQSLVHSGRFDEVALNGDSFTNYLKLRPFDKLNQRIAAINQAEIHESSMMPFLKALKFLRFETLADVDKLIKEDSDDAYHLAAFQLANTDLDIINSSLGVISLLVVYILKKGGGVAGIRTILDDLYGESASHEAWANRLYKNALKLSFMNR; translated from the coding sequence ATGAGCGAAGACTCTGTTGAAAAATATGGGTTGAATCCTGCTGAAACGATGATCCTTGAGGATTATCGCGAAAAGATGCCGATTTATGAACGGTTGAGAGATTTTGTTTGCGACTTGCTCAAGAAAAAAGTGGCAGAGAATAACATCTATGTGACTGCTGTTGAAGCGCGAATCAAGGCCGAAGCAAGCCTTGCCGAAAAACTTGAACGTAAAAATGGCAAGTACAAGTCTTTGACTGATTTGACCGATATTTTGGGTGCCCGCGTGATTGCGTTCTATAACGACGATGTGGATAAAATCGCAGCGCTTGTCGAGAGCTTGTTTGAAATTGACTGGAAAAATAGCGTTGACAAACGCAAAATGCACGAGCTCGACAGTTTTGGCTATAACTCGTTACACTTTATATGTACCATTCCGAAAGCATTGTTCGAAGATCCGGAGTGCCCTGAGCTCAATGAAATTCGATTTGAAATCCAGATGCGTACGGCTTTGCAACATGTGTGGGCAACGCTGGACCACGATACGGGTTACAAGTCGGGCTTTGAAATTCCGCATGAATACTTGCGCAATTTGAATCGCCTTGCGGGCATGCTTGAACTTGTCGATGAACAGTTCTGCAAGATTCGAACGGAAATTAACAATTACAGATATCATGTGCAGTCGCTTGTGCATTCGGGACGCTTTGATGAAGTGGCGTTGAATGGCGACTCGTTTACGAATTACCTGAAATTGCGACCATTTGACAAGCTGAACCAGCGCATTGCCGCAATCAACCAGGCTGAAATTCACGAGTCGTCGATGATGCCTTTTTTGAAGGCGCTGAAGTTCTTACGCTTTGAAACGCTTGCAGATGTAGATAAACTCATCAAGGAGGATTCCGATGATGCGTACCACTTGGCCGCATTCCAGCTTGCGAATACGGACTTGGACATTATCAATTCGTCGCTGGGTGTGATTAGCCTGCTTGTGGTGTACATCTTGAAAAAAGGTGGCGGTGTGGCGGGAATCCGGACGATTCTGGATGACCTTTATGGCGAATCTGCAAGCCACGAAGCTTGGGCAAATCGACTCTACAAGAATGCGCTGAAACTCTCGTTCATGAACCGGTAA
- a CDS encoding TonB-dependent receptor, with translation MNNTLFRAVMGSLLCGGFLHFSFAQEFIQDLGNSTVVAEQSSETILNGLREDEVLKDEKLDRKISTTIAETIKNEPDIAIRSMGPAAARPVIKGLSGSHVTLTEDGSFCGDMSATSPDHAVASEVLTAHKLRITRGPQILAQSFATAGGVIQVNHQDIPYDDSLFHGHIANYAETGQPGFATVISANASVHGVSLKGEVSARNMGDMETSKGTLKNTDIENRSIAIGAAYSLDRFKFGASFRSFNSDYGIPGGFIGGHPNGVDIELSKRDFTLQGLHIPAARPDTLNVIFRYNQYHHKEFETKKYVGAEFAVNQANLRIEKFIANSNPFFGIRLGTELDSRSVEMGGYVFTPPTNSYAASLFSIASLSGWDGLEITLSARLGGAFFRPRESVVADKDAIEDRNFVLWAFAAEFSQIVAPGKFLTLDVFRTTRAPTIEELYNQGPHLAAYTYERGYHKLDAESGYGAELEFRDYGEHFNWRASTHITWFLNHLAPRATGDTNWSQLLPIYQVSGDDALLMGANASIETSAEQGFYAQTGAGYVCGFYQNENWSDMPQIPPFHFHAEMAYIWQHVRAGINTEFALAQNRLDRYEQRTPGYVTFGALLEFHWALTLADYSIILRGDNLFNADVRNHLSRLKSVMPDKGRNISILAKVEF, from the coding sequence ATGAATAACACCCTTTTTAGGGCTGTCATGGGGAGCCTCCTTTGCGGAGGCTTCCTTCATTTTTCTTTTGCCCAAGAATTTATCCAAGATTTAGGCAATTCAACAGTTGTCGCTGAACAATCTAGCGAAACAATTTTAAACGGCCTCCGCGAAGACGAAGTTTTAAAAGACGAAAAGCTCGACCGCAAAATTTCTACAACTATCGCAGAGACTATAAAAAACGAGCCTGATATCGCCATCCGCTCCATGGGTCCTGCCGCCGCACGCCCCGTCATCAAAGGGCTTTCAGGCAGTCACGTCACGCTTACCGAAGACGGTTCCTTTTGCGGAGACATGAGCGCTACCTCGCCCGATCACGCCGTTGCATCCGAAGTCCTGACCGCACACAAATTGCGCATCACGCGCGGGCCGCAAATTCTCGCACAATCTTTCGCCACCGCAGGCGGAGTCATTCAAGTCAATCATCAAGACATTCCCTACGATGATTCGCTTTTCCACGGCCACATCGCGAACTACGCCGAAACAGGCCAACCGGGATTCGCAACCGTTATCAGCGCAAACGCAAGCGTTCACGGCGTTTCGCTCAAAGGTGAAGTTTCCGCACGTAACATGGGCGATATGGAAACATCCAAAGGCACGCTCAAAAATACGGATATCGAAAACAGGAGTATTGCCATCGGCGCCGCCTACAGCCTTGACCGTTTCAAGTTTGGAGCCTCATTCCGTTCCTTCAATTCCGATTACGGCATTCCCGGCGGATTCATCGGTGGTCACCCCAACGGTGTAGACATTGAACTATCCAAACGCGATTTTACTTTGCAAGGACTGCACATTCCCGCAGCCCGCCCCGACACACTCAACGTTATCTTCCGTTACAATCAATACCACCACAAGGAATTTGAGACAAAGAAATACGTCGGTGCAGAATTTGCGGTCAATCAAGCAAACTTGCGCATTGAAAAATTCATCGCCAATAGCAATCCATTTTTCGGCATTCGCCTCGGCACAGAACTCGACAGCCGCTCTGTCGAAATGGGTGGTTACGTCTTTACGCCTCCCACCAATTCTTACGCTGCATCGCTATTTTCCATCGCTAGCTTAAGCGGATGGGATGGTTTAGAAATCACCTTATCCGCACGACTGGGCGGAGCATTTTTTAGGCCACGCGAAAGTGTCGTTGCAGACAAAGACGCCATCGAAGACCGCAATTTTGTACTATGGGCATTCGCTGCCGAATTTTCACAAATCGTCGCCCCCGGGAAATTTCTGACACTTGATGTATTCCGCACCACGCGCGCCCCGACCATCGAAGAACTCTACAACCAAGGCCCGCATCTCGCCGCCTACACCTACGAACGCGGCTACCACAAGCTCGACGCCGAAAGCGGTTACGGAGCAGAACTCGAATTTCGAGATTACGGCGAGCACTTCAACTGGCGAGCATCAACGCACATCACGTGGTTCCTGAATCACCTTGCGCCACGCGCCACTGGAGACACCAACTGGTCCCAACTTTTGCCGATTTATCAAGTCAGCGGCGACGACGCGCTCCTCATGGGTGCAAACGCATCCATCGAGACTTCTGCAGAGCAGGGATTCTATGCCCAAACAGGCGCAGGTTATGTTTGTGGATTCTACCAGAACGAAAACTGGAGCGACATGCCACAAATTCCGCCGTTCCATTTTCACGCCGAAATGGCTTACATCTGGCAACACGTCCGCGCAGGAATCAACACGGAATTTGCGCTCGCGCAAAACCGCCTAGACCGCTACGAACAACGCACACCCGGCTACGTCACGTTCGGTGCGCTACTGGAATTCCATTGGGCACTCACGCTCGCCGACTACAGCATCATCCTCCGTGGCGATAACTTGTTCAATGCCGATGTCCGCAACCATCTTTCGCGCCTCAAATCCGTCATGCCCGATAAAGGACGCAATATAAGCATCCTCGCCAAGGTCGAGTTCTAA
- a CDS encoding metal ABC transporter ATP-binding protein, translating into MFLLKCNKITLGYNNKDILHSFDYGIHSGEYLCIIGRNGCGKTTFLRGLAGVLRPKSGKIELCDNLRRNQIGYLPQITIAQKDFPASVEEIVLSAFQGKSLLLPFYGKALRKRANECLELTRTENLRKESFRELSGGQKQRVLLARALCAAERLLLLDEPVTGLDPESSQNMYNIIKDLHENKNMTIVMVTHDVEAARNNATRILNFNELVHQRRCPLTSTALSTGSGGHDNLSHA; encoded by the coding sequence ATGTTTCTGCTCAAGTGCAACAAAATAACACTGGGATACAACAACAAAGACATCCTTCACAGTTTTGATTACGGGATTCATTCCGGCGAATACCTCTGCATCATAGGCAGAAACGGCTGCGGAAAGACAACATTTTTGCGCGGCCTCGCCGGGGTTTTACGCCCGAAATCCGGGAAGATCGAACTTTGCGACAATCTCAGGCGAAACCAAATCGGCTACTTGCCTCAAATCACGATAGCGCAAAAAGATTTCCCGGCATCCGTCGAAGAGATTGTCCTTTCGGCATTTCAAGGGAAAAGTCTGTTGTTGCCATTTTATGGGAAAGCCCTCCGCAAACGCGCAAACGAATGTTTGGAACTCACGCGGACAGAGAATCTGCGGAAAGAAAGTTTCCGCGAACTTTCTGGCGGTCAAAAGCAGCGCGTTCTTTTGGCGAGGGCTTTGTGCGCTGCCGAGCGCTTGTTGCTTTTGGACGAGCCCGTCACAGGACTTGATCCCGAATCATCGCAGAACATGTACAACATTATCAAGGACCTTCACGAAAATAAGAACATGACTATCGTGATGGTCACGCACGACGTTGAGGCCGCACGCAACAATGCCACCAGAATACTGAACTTTAACGAATTAGTGCATCAACGGAGATGCCCGCTTACTTCGACTGCGCTCAGCACAGGCTCCGGCGGGCATGACAATTTATCCCATGCTTGA
- a CDS encoding FISUMP domain-containing protein: MPTEGYKMYFLLNRKKSVFAFLAIILFGLVGCYYEDMYYENADTDYEVVKNHNLYGDFPLQNRILSGKISISEYYFKAKNVYVTELDSSLNEGTKIEGDIEGGKFFFPKRSYKSPYVKISVDGIWTSVGKLETSFSFETLTDISNVDSVLVRLVNHLEVLRVKNLVKEGFPFAAAKSIASNEIQKELSLLESGSFVNIPLEKIQNKNDDIMVPVIFMEGDSLQLQDKWISSFRKDFADGSWDDAETKVAIADNLLDNWLGFYKKFLWDRKWGDPNSTMMAWQIYSGLIDYLYGLEKCDPNWSAYAILNEKSVFFGDSVICDNNLWPFKRLLTEREKKLGSCSYSGAEAYVYEDVDSVHYTCDHRIMLKSKNIGYEEYYKSLEQYEDHWSVSSEQVVLNHYLGKCCSGCGHTKGVFRGTVYQCDAYRSTWNAFNQDTLSYYLNVCSVGELWTIDTLHGKEYVCTTKSWQPINDEYKFLASEKSCDRESDRYRVVKTDSSYYICDSVELRRGVWAYTFKETDSTRAQEYEFWGKQEPCKDNDELRFVSYKNNLYRCQKKGDSYSFVKTDKKTAINAFRKAYMAKQGPCEFPRDRFRNDGFNAFDVSYFYICDFDADSNYVVREVSRESMLIHIIEETKKLYRCTDSVLASRPSPVEIIDGSITDPRDGRKYKVVTIGNQVWMAENLNYSDSLSTLNLAGNSWCYDNEAESCTKYGRLYSWSAALNLDSSYNDKNAYLDICLPVQGICPDGWHVPTMNELEILMEFDDANNGDLAKGVGLKSVDFWDDGVNEDLYGFNALPAGYWSAGRNCEFRDLNKQIILTTVDQIVPNRGSSNECYKAVIGENYYSFKMNKRAGASLRCVKDL; encoded by the coding sequence ATGCCAACAGAGGGATATAAAATGTATTTTTTGTTGAATCGAAAAAAAAGCGTGTTTGCGTTCCTTGCCATAATCCTTTTTGGACTTGTTGGGTGCTATTATGAAGATATGTATTATGAAAATGCGGACACGGATTATGAAGTGGTAAAAAATCATAATTTGTATGGAGATTTCCCACTGCAGAACCGTATTTTATCGGGAAAAATTAGTATTTCTGAATATTATTTTAAAGCAAAAAATGTTTATGTTACTGAACTTGATAGTTCTTTGAATGAAGGAACGAAAATAGAGGGGGATATCGAAGGGGGTAAATTCTTTTTCCCGAAAAGATCTTATAAGTCTCCGTATGTCAAGATTTCTGTAGATGGAATATGGACTTCTGTTGGTAAATTGGAAACGTCTTTTTCTTTTGAAACATTGACGGATATCTCGAATGTGGATAGTGTTCTTGTACGATTGGTTAATCATCTTGAAGTGCTCAGGGTGAAAAATCTTGTAAAAGAAGGTTTCCCTTTTGCAGCGGCAAAATCGATTGCTTCGAATGAAATACAAAAGGAACTGTCTCTGCTTGAATCGGGATCATTTGTGAATATACCATTGGAAAAAATTCAAAATAAAAATGATGATATAATGGTGCCTGTTATTTTTATGGAAGGTGATTCTTTGCAATTGCAGGATAAGTGGATTTCTAGTTTTAGAAAAGATTTTGCTGATGGCAGTTGGGATGATGCAGAAACGAAAGTGGCTATTGCCGATAATTTGTTAGATAATTGGCTTGGATTTTATAAAAAATTTTTGTGGGATCGAAAGTGGGGTGATCCAAATAGTACAATGATGGCTTGGCAGATTTATAGTGGTTTGATAGATTATTTATATGGTCTAGAAAAATGCGATCCAAATTGGTCAGCTTATGCGATTTTAAATGAAAAATCGGTGTTCTTTGGAGATTCTGTTATTTGTGATAATAATTTGTGGCCATTTAAACGTTTGTTGACGGAACGCGAAAAGAAACTTGGTAGTTGCAGTTATTCAGGAGCTGAAGCCTACGTATATGAAGATGTTGATAGCGTCCATTATACTTGCGATCACCGTATAATGCTCAAGTCAAAAAATATAGGATACGAAGAATATTATAAGAGTCTTGAACAATATGAAGACCATTGGTCTGTATCTAGTGAGCAAGTTGTGCTGAATCATTATTTGGGCAAGTGTTGTTCGGGGTGTGGTCACACAAAGGGTGTGTTTAGGGGAACCGTTTATCAATGTGATGCGTATAGATCGACTTGGAACGCATTCAATCAAGATACATTAAGTTATTACTTAAATGTGTGTTCTGTCGGAGAATTATGGACTATTGATACATTGCATGGTAAAGAGTACGTTTGTACGACAAAATCCTGGCAACCGATAAATGATGAGTATAAATTTTTAGCTTCTGAAAAATCCTGTGATCGTGAGAGTGACCGTTATCGTGTAGTGAAAACGGATTCTAGCTATTATATTTGTGATAGTGTAGAGCTTAGAAGAGGTGTTTGGGCTTACACTTTTAAAGAGACTGATTCGACTCGTGCTCAAGAATATGAGTTTTGGGGAAAACAGGAACCTTGTAAAGACAATGATGAGTTGCGATTTGTTTCTTATAAAAATAATCTTTATCGATGCCAGAAAAAAGGGGACTCTTATAGTTTTGTAAAGACTGATAAGAAGACGGCCATAAATGCGTTTAGAAAAGCGTATATGGCAAAACAAGGACCTTGTGAATTTCCGCGAGATCGGTTTAGAAATGATGGGTTTAATGCTTTTGATGTGAGCTATTTTTATATATGTGATTTTGATGCAGATTCTAATTATGTTGTGAGGGAAGTTTCTCGTGAATCGATGTTAATTCATATAATTGAAGAAACTAAAAAGTTGTATCGATGCACAGATTCTGTTTTAGCATCTCGACCGTCTCCTGTCGAAATAATAGATGGCTCAATTACAGACCCACGTGATGGGCGGAAATATAAAGTTGTAACCATAGGCAATCAGGTATGGATGGCGGAAAATTTAAATTATTCTGATAGTTTATCGACGTTGAATCTTGCTGGAAATTCGTGGTGCTATGATAATGAAGCTGAATCTTGTACAAAGTACGGCCGTCTTTATTCATGGAGTGCTGCGTTGAATTTGGATTCGTCCTATAATGACAAAAATGCATATCTTGATATATGTTTGCCTGTTCAGGGTATTTGCCCTGATGGGTGGCATGTTCCAACAATGAATGAATTGGAAATCTTGATGGAATTTGATGATGCCAATAATGGAGATTTGGCGAAGGGTGTCGGGTTGAAGTCCGTGGATTTTTGGGACGATGGTGTGAATGAAGATTTGTATGGTTTTAATGCTCTCCCAGCTGGGTATTGGTCTGCTGGAAGGAATTGTGAATTCCGTGATTTGAATAAGCAAATTATATTGACTACAGTGGATCAGATTGTGCCTAATCGCGGAAGTAGTAATGAATGCTATAAGGCTGTGATTGGAGAAAACTATTATAGTTTTAAAATGAATAAGCGTGCTGGAGCGTCGCTTCGGTGTGTTAAGGATTTGTAA
- a CDS encoding GTP-binding protein, with translation MKQPIRNIAILAHVDAGKTTLSERILFAAGEIHRPGRVEDGLATMDYMPEEKERGITIESGVAHFEWKNTWFNFIDTPGHVDFGAEVDMALTAVEGAVLVVSAASGVETQTLASFRKLRESRVRTILFVNKLDNPDYSLDETLINIEETLGVRPVLMSVPQFKNGKMCAMLDVLSQSRLVHSESGAEVLDDGWESDAGAAEERALLKKYYDEAVEFASNFDDEILSLALENKPVPPKMLLRGLKALAASDEYVICYAGSALEGFGIRSLVTALSFFLPEVPTFGENELGQVVRLRHFRGVGEISLFRSHVDLLHRDWPAGFEFSRLKANMLLPVDEIRSGDIYAMVSPFETELGQVIRLDGCGMCSESAERDAAGNVVENVALNGNTAPSISENYLPLLQTRVECVRTEDYAHVERSLSVLARMDPSFRVQKDDGGFWYLHTVGEVQLDVLLARLKREFGCEVRAGSPEVRWQERLCREVGPAENTFQIGPHKMSISISASPLEGDAHDIRLSAEFMEKAPLEILAGVRSALLESTEVGVLGKGPLVGVRFEVHRFEWTEGALPPMIKKCCADAVAKLVKPVDVQLYEPVMELSLECPVNFAGLVTGDIQARDGKVKEIEGDGKTHFLKADVPLRKIFGYATGVRSISKGTALYSMKLLGYRPATV, from the coding sequence ATGAAACAGCCGATTCGAAATATTGCCATTCTCGCCCACGTTGATGCGGGCAAGACGACACTTTCTGAGAGAATCCTTTTCGCAGCGGGCGAAATTCACCGCCCGGGGCGCGTGGAAGATGGCTTAGCCACGATGGACTACATGCCCGAAGAAAAGGAACGCGGCATCACGATTGAAAGTGGCGTGGCGCATTTCGAATGGAAAAATACATGGTTCAATTTTATTGATACGCCGGGGCATGTCGACTTTGGTGCCGAAGTTGATATGGCGCTTACGGCTGTGGAAGGCGCAGTGCTTGTGGTAAGTGCCGCAAGTGGCGTTGAAACGCAGACGCTTGCGTCGTTCCGCAAGTTGCGCGAATCTCGCGTGCGTACAATTTTGTTCGTAAATAAGCTCGATAATCCCGATTACTCGCTGGATGAAACGCTCATCAACATTGAAGAAACGCTTGGCGTGCGCCCGGTGCTCATGTCTGTGCCGCAGTTTAAAAATGGCAAGATGTGTGCGATGCTCGATGTGCTGAGCCAGAGCCGTTTGGTGCATTCGGAATCGGGTGCGGAAGTTCTCGATGACGGTTGGGAATCGGATGCGGGTGCGGCGGAAGAGCGTGCGCTTTTAAAAAAGTATTACGACGAGGCTGTGGAATTTGCAAGCAACTTTGACGATGAAATTTTGTCGCTTGCACTAGAAAATAAGCCGGTGCCGCCGAAGATGCTTTTGCGCGGGCTCAAGGCTCTTGCCGCAAGTGATGAATATGTGATTTGTTATGCGGGTTCTGCGCTGGAAGGATTTGGCATTCGCAGCCTTGTGACGGCGCTTTCGTTCTTTTTGCCGGAAGTCCCGACGTTTGGTGAAAATGAGCTTGGGCAAGTTGTGCGCTTGAGGCATTTCCGTGGCGTGGGCGAGATTTCGCTGTTCCGCAGTCACGTGGATTTGTTGCATCGCGATTGGCCGGCGGGTTTTGAATTTTCAAGGCTTAAGGCGAATATGCTTTTGCCAGTGGATGAAATCCGTTCGGGCGATATTTATGCGATGGTCTCGCCGTTTGAAACGGAACTCGGGCAGGTGATTCGGTTAGATGGTTGTGGAATGTGCAGCGAGAGCGCGGAGCGAGATGCGGCGGGGAATGTTGTTGAAAATGTCGCGCTGAATGGGAATACCGCGCCATCCATCAGCGAAAATTATTTGCCGTTGTTGCAGACGCGTGTGGAATGTGTGCGCACGGAAGATTACGCCCACGTGGAGCGCAGCCTTTCGGTGCTTGCGCGAATGGACCCGAGTTTCCGCGTGCAAAAGGACGATGGCGGATTTTGGTATTTGCATACCGTGGGCGAGGTGCAGCTCGATGTTTTGCTTGCTCGTCTTAAGCGTGAATTTGGCTGCGAAGTGCGTGCCGGGAGCCCCGAGGTGCGCTGGCAAGAACGCTTGTGTCGAGAAGTGGGACCTGCTGAAAATACGTTCCAGATTGGTCCGCATAAAATGTCTATTAGCATCTCGGCTTCTCCGCTAGAAGGCGATGCTCATGACATCCGCCTGTCTGCGGAATTTATGGAAAAGGCTCCGCTTGAAATTTTGGCAGGCGTGCGCTCGGCGCTTTTGGAATCGACTGAAGTTGGTGTGCTCGGCAAGGGCCCGCTTGTGGGTGTGCGTTTTGAAGTCCATCGCTTTGAATGGACGGAGGGGGCGCTCCCGCCGATGATCAAGAAGTGCTGTGCCGATGCGGTGGCAAAACTCGTGAAGCCTGTAGATGTGCAGTTGTATGAACCTGTGATGGAACTTTCGCTCGAATGCCCGGTGAATTTTGCAGGGCTTGTGACGGGCGATATCCAGGCGCGTGACGGCAAAGTGAAAGAAATCGAAGGCGATGGCAAAACGCACTTTTTAAAAGCCGACGTGCCGCTTCGAAAAATTTTCGGATATGCTACGGGTGTTCGCAGCATCAGCAAGGGTACTGCGCTTTATAGCATGAAGTTGCTCGGGTATAGACCGGCGACGGTTTAA